One Veillonellaceae bacterium genomic region harbors:
- a CDS encoding ribosome maturation factor RimP, protein MSREKIESLVEELVLDIINGSDLELVDVEFIKERDWYLRVFLDRDGGVELDDCQTVSEQLEKKLDELDPIKESYYLEVSSPGLDRALRKERDFVRHIGDKVEISTFAPINGQKSIVGTLKGLQNGDIELDIDGTVMHVPREKASQVRLHIEF, encoded by the coding sequence ATGTCTAGAGAAAAAATCGAAAGCCTAGTCGAAGAGTTGGTTTTAGATATTATTAACGGCAGTGATTTGGAACTGGTTGACGTAGAGTTTATAAAGGAACGTGACTGGTACTTGCGGGTTTTCTTGGATAGAGACGGCGGTGTTGAACTCGATGATTGCCAAACAGTAAGTGAACAGCTTGAAAAGAAGCTTGATGAGTTAGATCCAATTAAAGAAAGTTATTATTTAGAGGTTTCTTCACCAGGATTGGATCGAGCCTTAAGGAAAGAGCGTGATTTTGTCCGTCATATTGGTGATAAAGTAGAAATAAGCACTTTTGCTCCGATAAACGGACAAAAAAGTATTGTTGGCACCTTAAAGGGATTACAAAATGGTGATATTGAACTTGATATCGATGGCACTGTAATGCATGTGCCTAGGGAAAAAGCTTCACAAGTAAGGCTACATATTGAATTTTAA